A window of Ipomoea triloba cultivar NCNSP0323 chromosome 2, ASM357664v1 contains these coding sequences:
- the LOC116010998 gene encoding protein RKD2-like, with translation MASPSILSPPHYSTFDNHSFWDEVYLSPLRDSEPLLCTGITAAKAVDPSTTIIVEENNTTATIDVADRNKNILIRRKRKRTPRNPASISLEELSRYFHLNTTQAANKLRIGQSTLKRRCRQLGISYWPQRKFLTLERLYKIVQEFGEIKEEAEVKRIMKELEDKKKMLLQNPNLKLDEATNKLRVKCNTNISKRKMYIDSIDFSSTLPASSSQVLPFPDIPELEPQEIDDVLRFLHDDR, from the exons ATGGCAAGTCCTTCAATCTTATCTCCTCCTCACTATTCTACATTTGATAATCATTCCTTTTGGGATGAGGTATATTTATCACCATTGAGGGATAGTGAACCTCTTCTGTGTACAG GTATTACAGCTGCAAAAGCTGTAGATCCAAGTACTACCATAATTGTAGAAGAGAATAACACTACTGCTACGATAGATGTAGCAGATAGaaataagaatatattaattaggagaaaaagaaaaagaacaccTCGTAATCCTGCATCAATAAGTTTAGAAGAGCTTTCGAGATATTTTCATCTGAATACAACTCAAGCTGCAAATAAACTACGAATTGGGCAGTCGACCCTTAAGAGAAGATGTAGGCAATTAGGGATTTCATACTGGCCTCAACGGAAATTCCTAACTTTGGAAAGGTTATATAAAATTGTTCAG GAATTTGGTGAGATCAAGGAGGAAGCCGAGGTAAAAAGAATAATGAAGGAGTTGGAAgataagaagaaaatgttgcTACAAAATCCAAACTTGAAGTTGGATGAGGCAACAAATAAACTCAGAGTCAAGTGTAATACAAACATTTCCAAAAGGAAAATGTATATAGACTCGATAGATTTTTCTTCCACTCTTCCTGCGAGTTCATCACAAGTTTTACCTTTTCCTGACATTCCTGAGTTAGAACCTCAGGAAATAGATGATGTACTTAGATTTCTACATGATGATAGATAA
- the LOC116010999 gene encoding uncharacterized protein LOC116010999, which produces MKDKPITFTDRDLPLGGDHSAEALVITVDICGAEVRRVMVDTGSSVNVLYLEAFQKLKIERSALTPVRTPLSGFTDDMVHPEGMVVLPVEVGVYPKILKIEMEFIVVNLACVHNVILGRPGIAQMKAIISMPHLCMKFPTPEGVGTVQGDPRSARLCYVRAVEKQAAGTSRVNTIARRKDEEKKEQPGPSEPVEEVPLELERPERCVRIGTSLDPDLRRSILIVLREFADIFAWGPEDMPGIDRDVICHRLSVSPTSKPVKQKQRHLSVDRREFVKGEVKALLSAGHIREVTYPEWVANVVLVPKPPAWRMCIDYTDLNRACPLDPYPLPSIHQMVDETAGAELMSFMDAFKGYHQIMMSEADEEKTTFVTPDGLYCYRVMPFGLRNAGATYQRMINLVFGGLLGRSMEAYIDDMLVKSTVRADHRLRLNPKKCTFAVQTGKFLGYMMTRRGIEPNPAKIQAILDMRPPTSIREVQQLTGRLAALSRFLSKLADRAHPFFKILKNSNGFTWDDDSRAAFEDLKAYLASPIVLSKPEPGEDLEVYLAVSDRAVNAVLCRVDHEGVQRPVYYVNHALQGPEFRYTRLEKVVFALVTAAKRLTPYFQRLNIRVLTDQPIGAILRTSTSSGRLVKWAMMLTQFALEYKPRPSIKAQALADFMVECTARDAEADQNSPYAPEWWEVSTDGSSGKKGAGAGIVVTTPEGFKAYYAILLRFSPNNNEAEYEALIAGLQRARQLGAKAIRAKTNSALVVRQVSGEFVTNGDKLMIYKDRVLAVLRQFEAHELTHIPRSDNADADMLSRLVHEAPEHISNIAHIEEAVAPCIDSFEVEPVGVEQDSWITDLKEYLQDGKIPEEEDRARKVRLRAPRFQIVDDRLYRRSYGGPLMRCLNAFEADIVMKELHSGLCSAHQGGSQKFAKTPGRPATFYQPISTAIPFARWRVDIIGPFPMVAARKKFVIVVIDYFSKWIEADPLATITAQQCARFIWRNVIARFGVPVHLITDNGRQFESQYFQNFLATVGTKSIRSSVAYHQGNGQVENANRTILDGLKKKLFDAGRSWADELPYVLWAYRTTPREATKETPFALVYGAEARLPIEAWIPTSRERGYDEANNERMMIAELDAVEERREVAARRIVEYQNKIKQSRDLRVRPRYFQVGDYVLRDRKASRPNDGGKFAQTWEGPHVISAVIRPGTYKLETTTGRPVDRIWNSEHLVLFRH; this is translated from the exons ATGAAAGACAAGCCGATAACCTTCACCGACCGAGACCTTCCCCTTGGAGGAGATCATTCTGCCGAGGCACTGGTCATCACTGTTGACATTTGCGGAGCTGAGGTCCGAAGGGTGATGGTAGACACCGGTAGCAGCGTTAATGTGCTGTACTTAGAGGCCTTCCAAAAGTTAAAAATTGAAAGATCAGCACTAACACCGGTCCGAACACCGCTGTCGGGTTTTACGGACGACATGGTCCATCCTGAGGGAATGGTCGTCCTCCCGGTGGAGGTCGGagtttatccgaaaattttgaaaatagagATGGAGTTCATCGTTGTCAATTTGGCATGTGTGCACAATGTCATCTTAGGACGCCCGGGGATAGCTCAGATGAAGGCAATCATCTCCATGCCTCATCTGTGTATGAAGTTCCCGACCCCGGAAGGTGTCGGGACAGTCCAGGGAGATCCACGGTCGGCCAGATTGTGCTACGTCCGGGCAGTGGAGAAGCAAGCCGCAGGCACGTCTCGTGTGAATACCATTGCCCGACGAAAGGATGAGGAAAAGAAGGAGCAGCCTGGGCCCTCCGAGCCCGTTGAAGAAGTGCCCTTGGAGTTGGAGCGACCTGAACGATGCGTCAGAATCGGAACGTCTCTTGACCCGGACCTAAGGCGATCGATCCTTATCGTGCTGCGAGAGTTCGCCGACATTTTCGCCTGGGGCCCGGAGGACATGCCTGGAATCGACCGAGATGTCATATGCCATCGGCTGTCCGTCAGTCCGACCTCCAAGCCTGTTAAACAAAAGCAAAGGCACCTATCCGTTGATCGACGCGAGTTCGTTAAGGGGGAAGTCAAGGCCCTGCTCTCGGCAGGACATATCCGAGAGGTTACATACCCGGAATGGGTCGCGAACGTAGTCTTGGTGCCCAAGCCCCCGGCTTGGCGCATGTGCATCGACTACACCGACCTTAACCGTGCTTGCCCCCTCGATCCGTATCCACTCCCAAGCATTCACCAGATGGTCGACGAGACGGCCGGAGCGGAACTcatgagcttcatggatgctTTTAAAGGATATCACCAGATTATGATGTCCGAGGCCGATGAGGAGAAGACAACGTTTGTGACGCCGGATGGATTGTACTGTTACCGAGTGATGCCGTTCGGACTAAGGAACGCCGGGGCTACGTACCAACGGATGATCAATTTAGTGTTCGGAGGATTGCTGGGACGATCTATGGAAGCTTACATCGACGATATGCTCGTCAAGAGCACTGTTCGAGCCGACCATCGGTTAAGGCTAAACCCGAAGAAGTGCACTTTTGCCGTGCAGACTGGGAAGTTTTTGGGCTACATGATGACCAGACGGGGAATAGAGCCGAACCCGGCCAAAATCCAAGCCATCTTGGACATGAGACCCCCGACCAGCATTAGGGAAGTGCAACAACTCACCGGCCGGTTGGCCGCGCTCAGCCGGTTCCTCTCCAAGCTAGCAGACCGAGCTCATCCCTTCTTCAAGATCTTGAAAAATTCCAACGGCTTTACTTGGGATGATGACAGTCGGGCAGCCTTTGAAGATCTCAAAGCTTATTTGGCGTCCCCAATCGTCCTGTCAAAACCCGAGCCAGGGGAAGATCTGGAGGTATATCTCGCTGTCTCAGACCGGGCCGTCAATGCGGTCTTGTGCCGAGTGGATCATGAAGGAGTACAGCGACCAGTGTACTACGTCAACCATGCTTTGCAGGGACCGGAATTCCGATACACTCGGCTGGAGAAGGTGGTGTTCGCGCTAGTCACGGCGGCGAAACGACTGACGCCTTACTTTCAACGTCTGAATATTCGAGTGTTAACAGATCAGCCGATTGGGGCCATCCTCAGGACCTCAACCTCTTCGGGACGCCTGGTCAAATGGGCCATGATGTTGACGCAGTTTGCATTGGAGTATAAACCCCGACCATCCATCAAGGCCCAAGCTCTAGCTGATTTCATGGTGGAATGCACCGCGCGAGACGCTGAAGCCGACCAGAATAGCCCCTATGCCCCTGAATGGTGGGAAGTTAGTACCGACGGGTCCAGCGGGAAGAAGGGAGCGGGAGCAGGGATAGTCGTCACGACCCCCGAGGGCTTCAAAGCTTACTATGCTATTTTGCTCCGCTTCTCGCCGAACAACAATGAGGCCGAGTATGAGGCCCTAATCGCCGGGTTACAGCGAGCAAGACAACTGGGGGCGAAGGCCATCCGAGCAAAAACGAATTCCGCGCTGGTCGTCAGACAGGTTAGTGGCGAGTTCGTCACCAACGGAGATAAACTGATGATCTACAAGGATCGAGTGCTGGCCGTCCTGCGACAGTTTGAAGCCCACGAGCTCACCCACATTCCCAGGTCAGACAACGCCGATGCAGACATGTTGTCTCGGCTGGTACATGAGGCCCCCGAGCATATATCGAACATAGCTCACATCGAGGAAGCGGTTGCGCCATGCATCGACTCCTTTGAAGTTGAGCCGGTCGGAGTGGAACAGGACTCATGGATCACCGACCTCAAAGAATACCTTCAAGATGGGAAAATACCTGAAGAAGAAGACCGAGCGCGCAAAGTGCGGCTCCGAGCACCCAGATTTCAGATCGTGGACGACCGCCTATACCGACGATCCTATGGGGGCCCACTGATGAGGTGTTTAAACGCGTTCGAAGCAGATATAGTCATGAAGGAGTTGCACTCGGGCCTGTGCTCGGCACATCAGGGGGGCAG tcaGAAGTTCGCAAAGACTCCTGGTCGGCCGGCGACCTTTTACCAACCGATTAGCACGGCAATCCCATTCGCTCGCTGGAGGGTGGACATCATAGGCCCGTTCCCGATGGTGGCAGCTCGGAAGAAGTTCGTGATCGTGGTTATCGACTACTTTTCAAAGTGGATTGAGGCGGACCCCTTGGCGACCATAACGGCCCAACAGTGCGCGCGCTTTATATGGAGGAACGTCATCGCTCGCTTCGGAGTTCCCGTGCACCTGATCACGGACAATGGAAGGCAGTTTGAGAGccaatattttcaaaactttctAGCTACGGTCGGCACAAAGTCCATCCGATCGTCTGTGGCATACCACCAAGGAAATGGTCAGGTCGAGAACGCAAACCGGACGATCCTAGATGGACTGAAGAAGAAGCTGTTTGATGCCGGTAGGAGCTGGGCAGATGAATTGCCTTACGTACTGTGGGCGTATCGGACAACTCCTCGGGAGGCCACCAAGGAAACCCCCTTTGCACTGGTGTACGGAGCTGAAGCTCGACTGCCGATCGAAGCCTGGATCCCGACATCCCGCGAGCGAGGTTACGATGAGGCTAACAACGAGCGAATGATGATTGCAGAGCTTGACGCCGTGGAGGAAAGAAGGGAGGTCGCGGCCCGGAGAATAGTTGAGTATCAGAACAAGATAAAGCAGTCCCGTGACCTTCGAGTTCGACCGAGGTACTTCCAAGTGGGAGATTACGTTCTCCGAGATCGGAAAGCCAGCCGGCCAAATGACGGTGGAAAGTTCGCACAAACCTGGGAAGGGCCGCATGTCATCTCCGCCGTAATCCGACCTGGCACCTACAAGTTGGAAACCACCACGGGGAGGCCGGTCGATCGGATTTGGAACTCGGAGCATTTAGTGCTTTTTCGCCATTAA